A genomic stretch from Caulobacter sp. FWC2 includes:
- a CDS encoding GMC family oxidoreductase, protein MTGIIEADYVIVGAGSAGCVLAARLSEGGRFKVVLLEAGGDDRPTKNLSQFASNLMIHIPVGYSSTLKDPKVNWLYQTEPDPGTGGRTHVWPRGKVLGGSSSINGLLYIRGQHADYDGWRQLGCEGWGWDDVAPYFRRAEHQERGESDWHATGGPLNVSDVTEKNPISNAVIEACEQAGIPHNDDVNGATQEGATYYQLTVKNGQRCSAAVAYLHPAMNRPNLQVETNALAGKVLFEGKRAVGVEFTQNGVKRVAKARGEVILAGGAINSPQLLQLSGVGPAELLIRNGVKVVADLPGVGENLQDHYVMSVRYRLKAGVVSVNEQSKGGRLAGEALRYLFQRKGLLTLSAAHIAAFCKSRPDLAGPDIQFHILPATMDLDKLVNEQKMELENAPGLTIAPCQLRPESRGHVRIKSADPSVYPTIFANYLADPLDQEVAVAGLKWARKIGQAAALSPYVESEINPGGEFTTDEQLLGYARLSGSTIYHPVGTCQMGQGVMAVVDAQLRVRGVEGLRVVDASVMPRLVSGNTNAPTIMIAEKASDMIREAARAPVAA, encoded by the coding sequence ATGACCGGGATCATCGAGGCCGACTACGTCATCGTGGGCGCGGGATCGGCTGGCTGCGTGCTGGCGGCAAGACTGTCCGAAGGCGGCCGGTTCAAGGTCGTGCTGCTGGAGGCCGGCGGCGACGACCGCCCGACCAAGAACCTCTCCCAGTTCGCCTCGAACCTGATGATCCACATCCCGGTCGGCTATTCGTCGACCCTGAAGGATCCCAAGGTCAACTGGCTCTACCAGACCGAGCCCGACCCCGGCACGGGCGGCCGCACCCACGTCTGGCCGCGCGGCAAGGTGCTGGGCGGTTCGTCCTCGATCAACGGCCTGCTCTACATCCGCGGCCAGCACGCCGACTATGACGGCTGGCGGCAGTTGGGCTGCGAGGGTTGGGGCTGGGACGACGTGGCCCCCTATTTCCGCCGCGCCGAGCACCAGGAACGCGGCGAAAGCGACTGGCACGCCACGGGCGGTCCGCTGAACGTCTCGGACGTCACCGAGAAGAACCCGATCTCGAACGCGGTGATCGAGGCCTGCGAGCAGGCGGGCATCCCGCACAACGACGACGTCAACGGCGCGACCCAGGAGGGCGCGACCTACTACCAGCTGACCGTCAAGAACGGCCAGCGCTGCTCGGCGGCAGTGGCCTATCTGCACCCGGCCATGAACCGCCCGAACCTCCAGGTCGAGACCAACGCCCTGGCCGGCAAGGTGCTGTTCGAGGGCAAGCGCGCGGTCGGCGTCGAGTTCACCCAGAACGGCGTCAAGCGCGTGGCCAAGGCCCGGGGCGAGGTGATCCTGGCCGGCGGGGCGATCAACTCGCCGCAGCTGCTGCAGCTGTCGGGCGTCGGTCCCGCCGAGCTGCTGATCCGCAACGGCGTCAAGGTCGTCGCCGACCTGCCCGGCGTCGGCGAGAACCTGCAGGACCACTACGTGATGAGCGTGCGCTATCGGCTGAAGGCCGGCGTGGTCTCGGTCAACGAGCAGTCCAAGGGCGGCCGGCTGGCCGGCGAGGCGCTGCGCTACCTGTTCCAGCGCAAGGGCCTGCTGACGCTGTCGGCCGCCCACATCGCCGCCTTCTGCAAATCCCGTCCGGATCTGGCGGGACCGGACATCCAGTTCCACATCCTTCCGGCGACCATGGACCTGGACAAGCTGGTCAACGAACAGAAGATGGAGCTGGAGAACGCGCCCGGCCTGACCATCGCCCCGTGCCAGCTGCGCCCGGAGAGCCGCGGCCACGTGCGGATCAAGTCGGCCGATCCCAGCGTCTACCCGACCATCTTCGCCAACTATCTGGCCGATCCGCTGGACCAGGAAGTCGCCGTGGCGGGCCTGAAGTGGGCGCGCAAGATCGGCCAGGCCGCCGCCCTGTCGCCCTATGTCGAAAGCGAGATCAATCCGGGCGGCGAGTTCACCACCGACGAGCAGCTCTTGGGCTACGCGCGCCTGTCCGGCTCGACGATCTATCACCCGGTCGGCACCTGCCAGATGGGTCAGGGTGTGATGGCCGTGGTCGACGCCCAGCTGCGCGTGCGCGGGGTCGAGGGCCTGCGGGTCGTCGACGCCTCGGTCATGCCGCGCCTGGTCTCCGGCAACACCAACGCCCCCACGATCATGATCGCCGAAAAGGCCAGCGACATGATCCGCGAGGCCGCCCGCGCGCCCGTGGCCGCTTAG
- a CDS encoding acyl-CoA synthetase, whose protein sequence is MHPYLHAQTQGDKPAYIMAGSGEVVTYAQLDQRSNQGAHLFRSLGLTQGDVIAILMENNARFFEVAWAAQRAGLYFVCVSTKLTAAEVEYILKDCGAKVFITSTAMGPLIDEVARLVPDLTLFAVGGTYGAYADFEQARADEPTTPIADESAGSDMLYSSGTTGRPKGVKPALNGGPIDAPNALQMMAQGLFGFSGDSIYISPAPLYHAAPLRWCMSVHKLGGTMIVLEKFDPETALALIERHKVNCGQFVPTHFVRMLKLPEEVRAKYDVSSMKSAVHAAAPCPIPVKEQMIAWWGPVIYEYYAGTEGNGFCWINSENWLTHKGSVGQAVLGELRICDEAGDLVPPRTEGAVYFANGPAVNYHNAPEKTAESYNKHGWTTLGDVGWADEEGYLYLTDRKSFMIISGGVNIYPQEIENLLITHPKVADAAVVGAPCEEMGEKVVAVIQPMDHAEDQTALAAELMAFARANLSHVKSPRRIDFMAELPRHPTGKLYKRLIRDAYWGKGESRIV, encoded by the coding sequence ATGCACCCCTACCTCCACGCCCAGACCCAAGGCGATAAGCCCGCCTACATCATGGCCGGTTCCGGCGAGGTCGTGACCTACGCCCAGCTGGACCAGCGCTCGAACCAGGGCGCGCACCTGTTCCGGTCGCTGGGCCTGACCCAGGGCGACGTCATCGCCATCCTGATGGAGAACAACGCCCGCTTCTTCGAGGTCGCCTGGGCGGCGCAGCGGGCGGGGCTGTATTTCGTCTGCGTCTCGACCAAGCTGACCGCCGCCGAGGTCGAATACATCCTCAAGGACTGCGGGGCGAAGGTGTTCATCACCTCGACCGCCATGGGCCCGCTGATCGACGAGGTGGCCCGGCTGGTCCCGGACCTGACCCTGTTCGCGGTCGGCGGGACATACGGCGCCTATGCCGACTTCGAGCAGGCCCGCGCCGACGAGCCGACCACGCCGATCGCCGATGAAAGCGCCGGCTCGGACATGCTCTATTCGTCCGGCACCACCGGCCGGCCCAAGGGCGTAAAGCCGGCCCTGAACGGCGGCCCGATCGACGCGCCCAACGCCTTGCAGATGATGGCCCAGGGCCTGTTCGGCTTCTCGGGCGACAGCATCTACATCTCGCCCGCCCCGCTCTACCACGCCGCTCCGCTGCGCTGGTGCATGAGCGTCCACAAGCTGGGCGGCACGATGATCGTGCTGGAGAAGTTCGATCCCGAGACGGCCCTTGCCCTTATCGAGCGCCACAAGGTCAATTGCGGCCAGTTCGTCCCGACCCACTTCGTCCGGATGCTGAAGCTGCCGGAAGAGGTCCGCGCAAAGTACGACGTGTCGTCGATGAAATCGGCGGTCCACGCCGCCGCTCCCTGCCCGATCCCCGTCAAGGAGCAGATGATCGCCTGGTGGGGGCCGGTGATCTACGAGTACTACGCCGGCACCGAGGGCAACGGCTTCTGCTGGATCAATTCCGAGAACTGGCTGACCCACAAGGGCAGCGTCGGCCAGGCGGTGCTGGGCGAGCTGCGCATCTGCGACGAGGCCGGCGACCTGGTCCCCCCGCGCACCGAGGGCGCGGTCTATTTCGCCAACGGCCCGGCGGTGAACTACCACAACGCCCCGGAAAAGACCGCCGAGAGCTACAACAAGCACGGCTGGACAACCCTGGGCGACGTGGGCTGGGCGGACGAAGAGGGCTATCTCTACCTGACCGACCGCAAGAGCTTCATGATCATTTCGGGCGGGGTGAACATCTATCCGCAGGAGATCGAGAACCTGCTGATCACCCACCCCAAGGTCGCCGACGCCGCCGTGGTCGGGGCGCCCTGCGAAGAGATGGGCGAGAAGGTCGTGGCCGTCATCCAGCCCATGGACCACGCCGAGGACCAGACCGCCCTCGCCGCCGAACTGATGGCCTTCGCCCGCGCCAATCTCAGCCACGTGAAGTCGCCGCGCCGCATCGACTTCATGGCTGAGCTGCCCAGGCATCCGACCGGCAAGCTCTACAAGCGGCTGATCCGGGATGCGTACTGGGGCAAAGGCGAGAGCCGGATCGTCTAG
- a CDS encoding GSU2403 family nucleotidyltransferase fold protein produces the protein MTLPRLPLAIHTNVAELLDQLRAAQIAEFGEGANFLRRERKGRFYWYVRSRQVEGQRPERYLGPETPELLETIERAKSLKSAADGRRMLVRALRGAGLHAPDERTGRLLQALAQAGVFRLRAAIVGTVAFQTYGALLGFALPAQAVRTGDLDIAQDYGISMALDDGLDRSFLEVLRTADTAFSPVPKLDPSKSATYRTPDGYAVDVLTTSRHAGDEETSRLDALKTDATPLRFLDFLLRETIEAAVLHGDGVLVRVPAPARYAVHKLIISRKRSQANPKRRKDLEQAAALIQALAQDDPFALRDAYAEARERGETWRTLLDEAVSLLPEAARAALER, from the coding sequence GTGACCCTTCCGCGCCTTCCCCTGGCGATCCATACCAATGTCGCCGAGCTTCTCGACCAGTTGCGCGCCGCGCAGATCGCGGAGTTTGGCGAGGGGGCAAACTTCCTACGTCGCGAACGCAAGGGACGCTTCTACTGGTATGTCCGGTCCAGGCAGGTGGAAGGCCAGCGCCCCGAGCGCTACCTGGGTCCCGAAACACCCGAACTGCTCGAGACCATCGAACGCGCCAAATCCCTGAAGAGCGCGGCGGACGGTCGGCGCATGCTGGTGCGCGCCCTGCGCGGGGCCGGACTTCATGCGCCGGACGAGCGAACGGGCCGCCTCCTCCAAGCGCTCGCCCAGGCCGGCGTCTTCCGCTTGCGCGCGGCGATCGTCGGCACCGTTGCCTTCCAGACCTACGGCGCCCTGCTGGGCTTTGCGCTGCCCGCCCAGGCGGTGAGGACCGGCGACCTCGACATCGCGCAGGACTATGGGATCTCAATGGCGCTGGATGACGGGCTAGACCGGTCGTTCCTGGAGGTTCTACGCACGGCCGATACGGCCTTCTCTCCCGTACCCAAGCTGGACCCCAGCAAGAGCGCGACCTACCGCACCCCCGACGGCTACGCGGTCGACGTTCTGACCACCAGCCGGCACGCGGGCGACGAGGAGACATCACGCCTCGACGCCTTGAAGACTGACGCCACGCCCCTGCGCTTCCTGGATTTCCTGCTGCGGGAAACCATCGAAGCCGCCGTATTGCATGGCGACGGCGTGCTGGTGCGCGTTCCCGCCCCGGCGCGTTACGCGGTGCACAAGCTGATCATCTCGCGCAAACGCAGCCAAGCCAACCCGAAGCGGCGGAAGGATCTCGAACAGGCGGCCGCATTGATTCAGGCGCTAGCCCAGGACGACCCCTTCGCCCTGCGCGACGCCTATGCCGAGGCCCGCGAGCGCGGCGAGACGTGGCGAACCTTGCTGGATGAGGCCGTCAGCCTGCTGCCCGAGGCCGCACGCGCGGCGTTGGAGCGCTAA
- a CDS encoding Nramp family divalent metal transporter: MLAALLDRLPKTATAPFCPAEVRGAVAVPDGLPAWKRMLRVAGPGLLVSVGYMDPGNWATDIEAGSRYGTSLLFVVVLSSLAAIVLQTLSMRLGLVTGMDLARMSRERFGPRAVRIQWLLAELAIIACDIAEVLGSALAFKLLLGIPLWGGALLTALDTVIVLGLKGKGFRQLEAIILGLISTIGICFLVQLILAPPNAGDVARGLVPSLDALKQGNALYLAIGILGATIMPHNLYLHSAIVQTRMTPTDTPGKRAAIRLSTIDTVVSLLLALFINAAILVLAASAFHGSGLTEVAGIEEAHKLLAPITGGALAGVLFAIALFASGQSSTFTGTIAGQVILEGFLDLKIPCWQRRLITRGLAIVPALIGVLTLGEHSVGKLLVLTQVVLSAQLPFAIWPLLRFTDDKALMGTFANGWITKTVAWFLFVVISAANVWLVVSTFI, from the coding sequence ATGCTCGCAGCCCTCCTCGACCGCCTGCCCAAGACCGCCACCGCCCCGTTCTGTCCGGCCGAGGTCCGCGGCGCCGTCGCCGTGCCCGATGGTCTGCCGGCCTGGAAGCGAATGCTGCGGGTGGCCGGGCCCGGCCTGCTGGTCAGCGTCGGCTACATGGATCCCGGCAACTGGGCGACCGACATCGAAGCCGGCTCGCGCTACGGCACGTCCCTGCTGTTCGTGGTGGTGCTGTCCAGCCTGGCGGCGATCGTGCTGCAGACCCTGTCGATGCGGCTGGGCCTGGTCACCGGCATGGACCTGGCGCGGATGTCGCGCGAGCGGTTCGGGCCGCGCGCGGTGCGGATACAGTGGCTGCTGGCCGAGCTGGCCATCATCGCCTGCGACATCGCCGAGGTGCTGGGCAGCGCCCTGGCCTTCAAACTGCTGCTGGGCATTCCGCTGTGGGGCGGCGCGCTGCTGACCGCCCTGGACACGGTCATCGTGCTGGGCCTGAAGGGCAAGGGTTTCCGGCAGCTGGAGGCGATCATCCTGGGCCTGATCTCGACGATCGGGATCTGCTTCCTCGTTCAACTGATCCTGGCCCCGCCCAATGCCGGCGACGTCGCGCGGGGTCTGGTTCCCTCGCTGGACGCGCTGAAGCAGGGCAACGCGCTCTATCTGGCGATCGGCATCCTGGGCGCGACGATCATGCCGCATAACCTCTATCTGCACTCGGCGATCGTGCAGACGCGGATGACGCCGACCGACACGCCGGGCAAGCGGGCCGCGATCCGCCTGTCGACCATCGACACCGTCGTCTCGCTGCTGCTGGCCCTGTTCATCAACGCCGCGATCCTGGTCCTGGCGGCTTCGGCCTTCCACGGATCCGGCCTGACGGAAGTCGCTGGCATCGAGGAGGCGCACAAACTGCTGGCCCCCATCACCGGCGGCGCGCTGGCCGGCGTACTGTTCGCCATCGCCCTGTTCGCCTCGGGCCAGAGCTCGACCTTCACCGGCACCATCGCCGGCCAGGTGATCCTGGAGGGGTTCCTGGACCTGAAGATCCCCTGCTGGCAGCGGCGGCTGATCACCCGGGGCCTGGCCATCGTCCCGGCCCTGATCGGCGTGCTGACCCTGGGCGAGCACTCGGTCGGCAAGCTGCTGGTGCTGACCCAGGTGGTGCTGAGCGCCCAACTGCCGTTCGCCATCTGGCCGCTGCTGCGCTTCACCGACGACAAGGCGCTGATGGGGACCTTCGCCAACGGCTGGATCACCAAGACCGTGGCCTGGTTCCTGTTCGTGGTGATCTCGGCGGCGAATGTCTGGCTGGTGGTTTCGACCTTCATTTAG
- a CDS encoding MaoC family dehydratase, whose amino-acid sequence MKEVAYADVASLVGQEIGVSDWVEVTQERVNLFAEATGDHQWIHVDVERATREIGGPIAHGYLTLSLIPMLGADILRVTGVTRGINYGCDKVRFTGMVRVGKRVRMRQKLLSAEPKSGGLQMKNECTIEIEGEERPACVAETISVIYG is encoded by the coding sequence ATGAAGGAAGTCGCCTACGCTGACGTCGCCAGCCTGGTTGGCCAGGAGATCGGCGTGTCCGACTGGGTCGAGGTCACCCAGGAGCGCGTCAACCTGTTCGCCGAGGCCACCGGTGACCACCAGTGGATCCACGTCGACGTCGAGCGCGCCACCCGCGAGATCGGCGGTCCGATCGCCCACGGCTACCTGACCCTGTCGCTGATCCCGATGCTGGGCGCGGACATCCTGCGCGTCACCGGCGTCACGCGCGGCATCAACTATGGCTGCGACAAGGTCCGCTTCACCGGCATGGTCCGGGTCGGCAAGCGCGTGCGCATGCGCCAGAAGCTGCTGTCGGCCGAGCCCAAGTCGGGCGGCCTGCAGATGAAGAACGAGTGCACCATCGAGATCGAGGGCGAGGAACGCCCGGCCTGCGTGGCCGAGACGATTTCGGTCATCTACGGGTAA
- a CDS encoding OsmC family protein produces MAKQHDYTSLIEWTGDRGQGTKTYRGYDRTWTIATPGKPPVPCSNDPLLGGDPTLHNPEDLLLSSLSACHMLWYLHLASVAGIVVRGYRDQPIGVGESTPDGAGRFLSATLKPHIRVERGADLAKADAIHHEIHKVCFIARSVNFPVAYAATYEEADA; encoded by the coding sequence ATGGCCAAGCAGCACGACTATACCAGCCTGATCGAATGGACCGGCGATCGGGGCCAGGGCACGAAGACCTATCGCGGCTATGACCGGACCTGGACCATCGCCACGCCCGGCAAGCCGCCCGTCCCCTGCTCCAACGATCCGCTTCTGGGCGGCGATCCGACGCTGCACAATCCCGAAGACCTGCTGCTGTCCTCGCTAAGCGCCTGCCACATGCTGTGGTACCTGCACCTGGCCTCGGTGGCCGGGATCGTGGTGCGCGGCTACCGGGACCAGCCGATCGGCGTCGGCGAGAGCACGCCCGACGGCGCCGGCCGCTTCCTGAGCGCGACGCTGAAGCCCCATATCCGGGTAGAGCGCGGCGCGGACCTCGCGAAGGCCGACGCCATCCACCATGAGATCCACAAGGTCTGCTTCATCGCCAGGTCGGTGAACTTCCCAGTGGCCTATGCGGCGACGTACGAGGAAGCGGACGCCTGA
- a CDS encoding serine protease yields MAWDLSVDLIKATVQIEQPLSDGTRTVGTGFLISDPTPDGKPRTILVTAAHVFDKMPAMSAKIGYRIEGGDGVWRFDPETLKIRDGDHPLWVKHPTRDVAVMVVEAPPEFVKAAIPMKYLAQDDTFNQYALGPGDEMMALGFPRGLSANPAGFPILRSGRVASYPLAPATNFPTFLMDFSVFPGNSGGPVFMAEGARRRPGASESQEVQFVAGLLTQQVELSGERLEIGIVTHAKFIRETLALLDKVPGSPVTQARLSKPEPSIPGAVAAVAISANAMGASH; encoded by the coding sequence ATGGCCTGGGATCTCTCCGTCGACCTGATCAAGGCGACGGTTCAGATTGAGCAGCCGCTGAGTGACGGCACGCGGACAGTCGGCACCGGCTTTCTGATCTCCGACCCGACCCCGGACGGCAAGCCCCGGACGATCCTGGTCACCGCCGCCCACGTGTTCGACAAGATGCCTGCCATGTCGGCCAAGATCGGCTACCGCATCGAAGGCGGCGACGGCGTCTGGCGCTTCGATCCCGAGACCCTGAAGATCCGCGATGGCGACCACCCGCTGTGGGTCAAGCACCCGACCCGCGACGTCGCGGTCATGGTGGTCGAGGCTCCGCCCGAGTTCGTCAAGGCCGCCATCCCGATGAAGTACCTGGCCCAGGACGACACCTTCAACCAGTACGCGCTCGGCCCCGGCGACGAGATGATGGCGCTGGGCTTCCCGCGCGGCCTCTCCGCGAACCCGGCCGGCTTCCCGATCCTGCGTTCGGGCCGGGTGGCCTCGTACCCGCTGGCGCCGGCGACCAACTTCCCGACCTTCCTGATGGATTTCTCGGTGTTCCCCGGCAATTCGGGCGGGCCGGTGTTCATGGCCGAGGGCGCGCGCCGCCGGCCGGGCGCCAGCGAAAGCCAGGAAGTCCAGTTCGTGGCCGGCCTCCTGACCCAGCAGGTCGAACTGTCGGGCGAGCGCCTGGAGATCGGCATCGTCACCCACGCCAAGTTCATCCGCGAGACCCTGGCCTTGCTGGACAAGGTTCCAGGCTCGCCGGTCACCCAGGCGCGGCTAAGCAAGCCGGAACCGAGCATACCCGGCGCGGTCGCGGCGGTGGCGATCTCGGCCAATGCGATGGGCGCTTCGCACTAG
- a CDS encoding S9 family peptidase: protein MNRRQMMTSAAATLTSSPTVLPGIAFGSAMSSDTARPVPPVARKIPKTIEQLGRTRVDDYAWMKDDNWQKVLRDPALIKADVKAHLTEENAYAKAMLASTEALQAAMFEEMKGRIKEDDASVPAKDGPFEYYTRFEKGAQHPIHARKPVGGGAEEILLDEETESKGKAFYQVGAASHSPDHKLYAFAVDEQGSEVYRVHVKDLATGEVLESPVESTTGDFCFSPDSQWLYWTFRDDNGRPAKIYRRPAKGTAQDDVLIYDEPDEGFFIGVGVTSSDKYVVISCGNQETSENLLIPAATPTATPVVFHPREVGVRYEVEHWNDHWVIRTNADGAVDWKLVTAPENATGKANWKDWIAHQPGRLISGTMAFKAWFVRLEKVDALNQVVVTASNGDEHTIGFDEAAYALSLEGGYEYDTASLRFVYNSMTTPRQWFDYDMASRQRTLRKTQEIPSGHDPAQYETRRLNAKASDGTDVPVFILMKKGTKLDGSAPLLLYGYGSYGIAMEPSFSIRNLSLVDRGWIWATACPRGGSEKGWGWFLGGKKFKKKNTFTDFIACAEHLHAAGYGAPSNTVAYGGSAGGLLMGAITNMRPDLFAGIIAAVPFVDVVNTMSDTSLPLTPPEWPEWGNPLEDKEAYDYIASYSPYDNVSAKPYPAVLATGGLSDPRVTYWEPEKWAAKLRDHTTSGAPVLLKINMDAGHGGASGRFDFLKEIALDYAFAVWAVEKGWTKA, encoded by the coding sequence ATGAACCGGCGACAGATGATGACGAGCGCGGCCGCGACGCTTACGTCATCCCCCACAGTCCTCCCTGGAATAGCTTTCGGATCCGCCATGTCCTCAGACACCGCCCGCCCTGTCCCGCCGGTCGCGCGCAAGATCCCCAAGACGATCGAGCAGCTGGGTCGCACCCGCGTCGACGACTATGCCTGGATGAAGGACGACAACTGGCAGAAGGTCCTGCGCGACCCGGCCCTGATCAAGGCCGACGTCAAGGCGCACCTGACCGAGGAGAACGCCTACGCCAAGGCCATGCTCGCCTCGACCGAGGCGCTGCAGGCGGCGATGTTCGAGGAGATGAAGGGCCGCATCAAGGAGGACGACGCCAGCGTCCCCGCCAAGGATGGCCCGTTCGAGTACTACACCCGCTTCGAGAAGGGCGCCCAGCATCCGATCCACGCCCGCAAGCCGGTCGGCGGCGGCGCTGAAGAGATCCTGCTGGATGAGGAGACCGAGTCGAAGGGCAAGGCCTTCTACCAGGTCGGCGCGGCCAGCCATTCGCCGGACCACAAGCTCTACGCCTTCGCCGTCGACGAGCAGGGTTCGGAGGTCTATCGCGTCCATGTGAAGGACCTGGCGACCGGCGAGGTGCTGGAAAGTCCCGTCGAGAGCACCACCGGCGACTTCTGCTTCTCGCCCGACAGCCAGTGGCTGTACTGGACGTTCCGGGACGACAACGGCCGTCCGGCCAAGATCTACCGCCGCCCCGCCAAGGGGACGGCTCAGGACGACGTGCTGATCTATGACGAACCCGACGAGGGCTTCTTCATCGGCGTCGGCGTCACCAGTTCCGACAAATATGTCGTCATCTCGTGCGGCAACCAGGAGACCAGCGAGAACCTGCTGATCCCCGCCGCGACGCCCACCGCGACGCCGGTCGTCTTCCACCCGCGCGAGGTCGGCGTCCGCTATGAGGTTGAGCACTGGAACGACCACTGGGTGATCCGCACCAACGCCGACGGCGCGGTCGACTGGAAGCTGGTCACCGCGCCGGAGAACGCCACCGGCAAGGCGAACTGGAAGGACTGGATCGCCCACCAGCCGGGCCGCCTGATCTCGGGGACCATGGCCTTCAAGGCCTGGTTCGTGCGGCTGGAAAAGGTCGACGCCCTGAACCAGGTGGTGGTCACCGCCTCGAATGGCGATGAGCACACCATCGGCTTCGACGAGGCGGCCTACGCGCTGAGCCTGGAAGGCGGCTACGAGTACGACACCGCCAGCCTGCGCTTCGTCTACAACTCGATGACCACGCCCCGGCAGTGGTTCGACTACGACATGGCCTCGCGCCAGCGCACCCTGCGCAAGACGCAGGAAATCCCATCGGGCCATGACCCGGCCCAGTACGAGACCCGCCGCCTGAACGCCAAGGCCAGCGACGGAACCGACGTGCCGGTGTTCATCCTGATGAAGAAGGGGACCAAGCTGGACGGCTCGGCCCCGCTGCTGCTGTACGGCTACGGCAGCTATGGCATCGCCATGGAGCCCAGCTTCTCGATCCGGAACCTGAGCCTTGTGGACCGCGGCTGGATCTGGGCCACGGCCTGCCCGCGCGGTGGCTCGGAAAAGGGCTGGGGCTGGTTCCTGGGCGGCAAGAAGTTCAAGAAGAAGAACACCTTCACCGACTTCATCGCCTGCGCCGAGCATCTGCACGCGGCCGGCTATGGCGCGCCTTCGAACACGGTCGCCTATGGCGGCTCGGCCGGCGGCCTGCTGATGGGCGCCATCACCAATATGCGCCCGGACCTGTTCGCCGGGATCATCGCCGCCGTGCCGTTCGTCGACGTGGTCAACACCATGAGCGACACGTCCCTGCCCCTGACCCCGCCGGAATGGCCCGAATGGGGCAATCCGCTGGAGGACAAGGAAGCCTACGACTATATCGCCAGCTATTCGCCTTACGACAACGTCTCGGCCAAGCCCTATCCGGCCGTGCTGGCCACCGGCGGCCTGTCGGACCCGCGCGTCACCTACTGGGAGCCCGAAAAATGGGCCGCCAAGCTTCGTGACCACACCACCAGCGGCGCTCCGGTGCTGCTGAAGATCAACATGGACGCCGGCCACGGCGGGGCCTCGGGGCGCTTTGACTTCCTCAAGGAGATCGCGCTCGACTACGCCTTCGCCGTCTGGGCGGTCGAGAAGGGCTGGACCAAGGCGTGA
- a CDS encoding GNAT family N-acetyltransferase, whose protein sequence is MSVLIRPSTDADLSAITGIYAWNVLNGLGTFEEIPPDEAEMGRRRQAFLDRGLPYLVAELNGEVVGYCYAGPFRLRAAYRYTVEDSVYVSPKAVGMGVGRALLEALISHCEALGLRQMCAVIGDSGNAASIGLHTALGFEKRGIFPDMGYKFDRWVDLVWMQRSLNGGGDAPPDAPGLILSGV, encoded by the coding sequence GTGAGCGTGCTGATCCGTCCTTCGACCGACGCCGACCTGTCGGCGATTACTGGCATCTATGCCTGGAACGTCCTGAACGGCCTGGGCACTTTCGAGGAGATCCCGCCGGACGAGGCCGAGATGGGCCGCCGTCGGCAGGCCTTCCTCGATCGCGGCCTGCCCTATCTGGTCGCCGAGCTGAACGGCGAGGTCGTGGGCTACTGCTACGCCGGCCCGTTCCGGCTGCGCGCGGCCTATCGCTATACGGTTGAGGACAGCGTTTATGTCTCGCCCAAGGCGGTCGGCATGGGCGTCGGCCGAGCCTTGCTGGAGGCCCTGATTTCCCATTGTGAAGCTTTGGGGCTGCGGCAAATGTGCGCAGTGATCGGCGACAGCGGAAACGCCGCCTCCATCGGCCTGCACACGGCGCTCGGCTTTGAAAAGAGGGGCATTTTCCCGGACATGGGCTACAAGTTCGACCGCTGGGTCGACTTGGTCTGGATGCAGCGCTCTCTCAACGGCGGAGGCGACGCACCGCCCGATGCGCCAGGATTGATCCTCAGCGGCGTCTGA